The following are from one region of the Candidatus Trichorickettsia mobilis genome:
- a CDS encoding methyltransferase regulatory domain-containing protein, protein MVNLQVAKVDNIGKSYDNVTYDSDTFPQSSLYHLMTLGVLFGMNPVKPGQARVLELGCGIGGNLIPHAINYSEAEFVGVDLSKTQIDEANKHVVKLGLKNIKFHHCSITDIDESWGKFDYIIAHGLLSWVPEFVKNKIFEVYSKNLSENGIAYISYNALPGWNMIRSIREMMLYHTRKTNDLREKYIQAKSFLDFMLKNTDVDSPYSKIIKKEVEILANAPDYYFIHEHLEEYNKQYRFFEFIQKAKQNGLQYLSETDLAIMFPDNLPENVAKILKQFNDFIEIQQYMDFITNRRFRTTLLCHDNIQLNRSININSIKQFNFQSYLATEKEITNNDIVNPRTTINFINKLDSDIKITTTHPIMKAVLYVLKENLRNPISFSKLVEEANIKLGGKSLDVIEKALSDHIVGLVFQGHIQITLQADRPKRDLEKPKLSTLSLYQVKNRTDLWVTNIFHEKVTINKVQKIMMSYMDGHNKKKDIIDLTTSYIKANRININDLLNTKITLSSDKLKGSLLQVLNDTIYSLNQMAVLV, encoded by the coding sequence ATGGTGAATTTACAAGTTGCAAAAGTAGATAATATAGGAAAATCATATGATAATGTAACTTATGATAGTGATACTTTTCCACAGAGTAGTCTATACCATCTGATGACTTTAGGTGTTTTATTTGGTATGAATCCAGTAAAGCCGGGGCAGGCGAGGGTTCTGGAGCTTGGTTGTGGAATAGGAGGTAACCTTATTCCACATGCAATAAATTATTCAGAAGCAGAGTTTGTTGGAGTAGATTTATCAAAAACACAGATTGATGAAGCTAATAAGCATGTTGTCAAGTTGGGTTTAAAAAATATTAAGTTTCATCATTGTTCAATTACTGATATTGATGAGAGCTGGGGTAAATTTGATTATATAATTGCTCATGGATTATTATCATGGGTACCAGAGTTTGTAAAAAATAAAATTTTTGAAGTGTACAGTAAAAATCTTAGTGAAAATGGTATAGCTTATATTAGCTACAATGCTTTACCAGGTTGGAACATGATTCGTAGTATCAGAGAAATGATGCTATATCATACTAGAAAAACAAATGATTTGCGTGAGAAATATATTCAGGCAAAATCTTTTCTTGACTTTATGCTCAAGAATACAGATGTTGACTCTCCATATAGTAAAATTATAAAAAAAGAAGTTGAGATATTGGCTAATGCTCCTGATTATTATTTTATTCATGAGCATTTGGAAGAATATAATAAACAATATCGTTTCTTTGAATTTATACAAAAGGCAAAGCAAAATGGTTTGCAATATTTATCTGAAACTGATCTAGCTATTATGTTTCCCGATAATCTTCCTGAGAATGTCGCTAAAATATTAAAACAGTTTAATGATTTTATAGAAATACAACAATATATGGATTTTATTACTAATCGTAGATTTAGAACAACTTTATTATGTCATGATAATATACAATTAAATAGATCTATTAATATTAATTCTATAAAACAATTTAATTTTCAAAGTTATCTCGCAACAGAGAAAGAAATAACTAATAACGATATTGTTAACCCTAGAACTACTATTAATTTTATTAACAAACTTGATAGTGATATAAAAATTACTACTACCCATCCTATTATGAAAGCTGTGTTGTATGTCTTGAAAGAAAATTTACGCAATCCTATAAGTTTTAGTAAATTAGTTGAAGAAGCTAATATAAAGTTAGGTGGTAAAAGTTTGGATGTAATTGAAAAAGCCTTATCTGATCATATAGTAGGTTTAGTATTTCAAGGGCATATTCAAATTACATTACAAGCTGATAGACCTAAAAGAGACTTAGAAAAACCTAAACTATCAACTCTTTCTTTATATCAAGTAAAAAATAGAACTGATTTATGGGTAACAAATATATTCCATGAAAAAGTAACTATCAACAAAGTACAAAAAATTATGATGTCTTATATGGATGGTCATAATAAGAAAAAGGATATAATTGATTTAACTACATCCTATATTAAGGCTAATCGTATCAATATAAATGATTTATTAAATACTAAAATTACATTATCGTCTGATAAGCTTAAGGGTAGTCTATTACAAGTATTAAATGATACAATATATTCTTTAAATCAAATGGCTGTTTTAGTATAA
- the tilS gene encoding tRNA lysidine(34) synthetase TilS has protein sequence MLYSKFQYNLYHLLDGYYPKVIAVAVSGGGDSVALLALMHQWATSRSIKLVIMTVNHNLRAQAIVEVKHVMNLAQDFGYNCAILNWDHQNNFSNLQERAREVRYSLMTNLCKQLDILTLLTAHHADDNLENFIIRQERKSGTLGLHHSPINFTGNTRILRPLFDIHKVELLNYLLVNNISWFEDESNLSNKYKRAQIRIALAGQDRLRKKELRLQQDKINDQANIIKPLLIAAIAESVTIYKYGFAKIELDKLDNFNNDIQLQLIHFVLTVISGNTKVPRARSSLPILSLLHDCQKFIKTLHGCILDKSANILLVYREFGKNAPLDVPLIDRAVWDNRFCLDHRNRSLPRYAYITRLLASDYKYLRQKLNLSNVLENIIDLSPNKHQAILFTLPVIKIFEKVIALPHISYYDSANLIEKLDLSFRPGFMSRFTHFC, from the coding sequence ATGTTATACTCCAAATTCCAATATAACTTATATCATTTATTGGATGGTTATTATCCAAAAGTGATAGCTGTTGCAGTTTCAGGAGGAGGGGACTCAGTAGCTCTTTTGGCATTAATGCATCAGTGGGCTACTTCGCGTAGTATAAAGCTGGTTATTATGACTGTAAATCATAATTTAAGGGCACAAGCTATAGTTGAAGTTAAACATGTGATGAACTTAGCGCAAGATTTTGGTTATAATTGTGCTATACTCAATTGGGATCACCAAAATAATTTTTCTAATTTACAAGAAAGAGCACGAGAAGTGCGCTATAGCCTAATGACTAATTTGTGTAAACAACTAGATATTTTAACTTTACTGACAGCACATCATGCTGATGACAACCTTGAAAATTTTATTATCAGGCAAGAACGTAAAAGTGGTACTTTAGGATTACATCATAGCCCTATAAATTTTACAGGTAATACCAGGATCTTACGGCCATTATTTGATATTCATAAAGTAGAGTTGCTAAATTATTTATTAGTTAATAATATAAGCTGGTTTGAAGATGAATCAAATTTGTCCAATAAATATAAACGTGCTCAGATTAGAATAGCTTTAGCTGGACAAGATCGGCTTCGCAAAAAAGAATTAAGATTACAACAGGATAAAATTAACGATCAAGCAAATATAATAAAACCGCTATTAATTGCAGCCATCGCCGAGTCAGTAACTATATATAAATATGGCTTCGCAAAAATTGAGCTTGATAAATTAGATAATTTTAACAACGATATACAATTACAATTAATTCATTTCGTGTTAACTGTAATTAGTGGCAATACTAAAGTACCACGGGCGCGATCCAGTCTACCAATATTGTCTTTATTACATGATTGTCAAAAATTTATTAAGACCTTACATGGATGTATTCTCGATAAATCAGCAAATATATTGCTGGTTTATCGAGAATTTGGCAAGAATGCTCCATTAGATGTTCCATTAATCGATAGAGCAGTATGGGATAATAGGTTTTGTCTTGACCACAGAAATAGATCTTTACCTAGATATGCTTACATTACCAGACTCTTAGCTAGTGATTATAAATATTTGAGGCAAAAATTAAATTTATCAAATGTATTAGAAAATATTATTGATTTATCTCCCAATAAACATCAGGCTATATTATTTACTCTACCTGTTATCAAAATATTTGAAAAAGTTATAGCGCTTCCCCATATATCTTATTATGATAGTGCCAATTTGATAGAGAAACTTGATTTATCCTTTAGACCAGGTTTTATGTCACGTTTTACACATTTCTGTTAG
- a CDS encoding DUF805 domain-containing protein, producing the protein MFYILFNSLTKKYFQFSGRANRKEYIVFTVFFFFLFEFLKLFSSKDYSNFDIRLMGFKEIEFSAYITLFFVLFITIPSISIDIRRLHDLNFSGWWIWFIFLLNMLGVIFFEQYIFLFEYIRYIIDAPLLILKGTSGANKYGEEPIY; encoded by the coding sequence ATGTTTTATATACTTTTTAATAGTCTCACAAAAAAATATTTTCAATTTTCAGGACGAGCTAACAGAAAAGAATACATAGTTTTTACTGTTTTCTTTTTTTTCCTATTTGAGTTTTTAAAATTATTTTCATCTAAGGATTATTCTAATTTTGATATTCGATTAATGGGTTTCAAAGAAATAGAATTTTCTGCATATATAACATTATTTTTTGTTTTATTTATAACAATACCATCTATCTCTATAGATATAAGAAGATTACATGATTTAAATTTTAGCGGTTGGTGGATTTGGTTTATTTTTTTATTAAATATGTTAGGCGTAATTTTTTTTGAACAGTATATATTTTTATTTGAATATATCAGATATATTATAGATGCACCTTTACTTATATTAAAAGGAACTTCTGGTGCTAATAAATATGGTGAAGAACCTATATATTAA
- a CDS encoding class I SAM-dependent methyltransferase, translated as MSDKVEITTKNNNNTYDEVPYESYPYIQSHPYHMMTLGILFGMQPTAPEKARVLELGCAAGGNIIPHAINYPKAQFVGVDLSKTQIEEADKHVQDLGLKNIKFHHCSITDIDDSFGKFDYIICHGVISWVPEFVRSKIFEIAQKNLSENGIAYISYNTLPGWNMIRTIRDMMLYHSATFSNVQDKISQSRLLLDFVKDSLEGSTSPYSEMLRNEANLLAKQSNHYLRHDHLEEENKQYYFNEFMAEANKHNLQYLSDSTLSTMYLGNMPPKVAEALKAVNDIVRTEQYMDFITNRRFRATLLCNSSIKLNRTINSDDITKFNLALTIIPEKELAQVDLNDSLDSLKFFLNGNKESSLSTSSPYMKAILYSFAEHLNNPISFDKLSASSNQKLGGNKLAEIKKEFLSNAMRLVLQGYITITLQNTRSKANLDCPKVAKLPVYQVTHTNNLWVTSLKHEAVEINIFEKYAIKYMDGKRTKQEIVDAVMPHVTAGELVLSREGKKIEDHEELVKELTNCLNVALNKAAANALLI; from the coding sequence ATGAGCGACAAAGTAGAAATCACCACTAAAAACAATAATAACACTTACGATGAAGTGCCTTACGAAAGCTATCCTTATATTCAGAGTCACCCATATCATATGATGACTTTAGGCATCTTGTTTGGTATGCAACCTACTGCCCCAGAGAAAGCGAGAGTGCTAGAGTTAGGCTGCGCTGCAGGAGGTAATATTATTCCGCATGCAATAAATTATCCTAAAGCCCAATTTGTTGGTGTTGATTTATCTAAAACCCAGATAGAGGAGGCTGATAAACATGTACAGGATCTTGGTTTAAAAAATATTAAATTTCATCATTGCTCGATCACTGATATTGATGATAGTTTTGGTAAATTTGATTATATAATTTGTCATGGAGTGATTTCATGGGTACCAGAATTTGTAAGAAGTAAAATTTTTGAAATTGCTCAAAAAAACCTCAGTGAAAATGGTATAGCTTATATTAGCTACAACACTTTACCTGGTTGGAATATGATCCGCACTATCAGAGATATGATGCTCTATCATTCGGCAACGTTTAGTAACGTACAGGATAAAATTTCTCAATCGAGGCTATTATTAGATTTTGTTAAAGATAGTCTAGAAGGATCAACTTCTCCATATTCAGAAATGTTAAGAAACGAAGCTAATTTATTAGCCAAGCAATCTAATCATTATTTAAGACATGATCATCTAGAGGAAGAAAATAAGCAATATTATTTTAATGAGTTTATGGCTGAGGCTAATAAACATAACCTACAATATTTGTCAGATAGTACCTTATCTACCATGTATTTAGGGAATATGCCGCCAAAAGTTGCAGAGGCTCTAAAAGCAGTAAATGATATAGTGCGAACAGAGCAGTATATGGACTTCATTACAAATCGAAGATTTAGAGCAACTTTATTATGCAATAGTTCCATAAAATTAAATAGAACTATTAATAGTGACGATATTACTAAATTTAACCTAGCTCTTACAATTATTCCTGAAAAAGAATTAGCGCAAGTAGATCTTAATGATTCATTGGATTCATTAAAATTTTTCTTAAATGGTAATAAAGAATCTAGCCTTTCTACTTCCTCACCATATATGAAAGCAATATTATATAGTTTTGCAGAACATTTAAATAACCCTATTAGTTTTGATAAACTCAGCGCAAGTAGCAATCAAAAACTAGGAGGGAATAAATTAGCAGAAATCAAAAAAGAATTCTTAAGTAATGCTATGCGATTAGTGTTGCAAGGATATATTACCATCACTTTACAAAATACTAGAAGTAAGGCTAATTTAGATTGCCCAAAAGTAGCTAAATTACCAGTGTACCAAGTTACTCATACTAATAACTTATGGGTTACAAGTCTAAAGCACGAAGCTGTAGAAATTAATATTTTTGAAAAATATGCTATAAAATATATGGATGGTAAAAGAACTAAGCAAGAGATCGTTGATGCTGTAATGCCGCATGTAACAGCTGGAGAGTTAGTGTTAAGCCGGGAAGGTAAAAAGATCGAAGATCACGAAGAATTGGTTAAGGAGCTAACTAACTGTTTAAATGTAGCTTTAAATAAAGCTGCAGCTAATGCGTTATTAATTTAA
- the ftsH gene encoding ATP-dependent zinc metalloprotease FtsH — protein sequence MNNQGKNILIWISIFVGMMFIFNALQGDNLVGGKNNIAFSDFLTRVENKEIGSVKIQGRMIEGSFADGSSFSTYAPDYPDLINRLNENNVHIEVSPPDTKMNSLFSIFVSWFPMLLLIGVWVFFMRQMQGGGKAMGFGKSKAKLISDKGPKITFKDVAGIDEAKVELTEIVDFLRDPSKFQKLGGKIPKGCLLIGPPGTGKTLLAKAIAGEANVPFFSISGSDFVEMFVGVGASRVRDMFEQGKRNAPCIIFIDEIDAVGRHRGIGLGGGNDEREQTLNQMLVEMDGFESNEGVVIIAATNRPDVLDPALLRPGRFDRQITVPNPDIDGREQILQVHLKKIKHSQKIEPRIIARGTPGFSGAELANLVNESALLAARNGKKEVEMEDLENAKDKVLMGVERRSMVMSDEQKKLTAYHEGGHALVGLYCPASDPIHKATIIPRGRALGMVIRLPENDRFSITRDRMEADIAVAMAGRVAEEIIFGLHKVTSGASSDIKMATQMARAMVTEWGLSTVIGPIYHGAANEDLYAYGGRGGAKDKSEHTAELIDQEVKSLIEKGYDFAKTILTSHINQLHILAEALIEYETLSGKQIKNLLTGNDLHAEEDPIFPVQNESVATNSKKKKKDNT from the coding sequence ATGAACAATCAAGGAAAAAACATTCTTATTTGGATATCAATTTTTGTTGGTATGATGTTTATTTTTAATGCTTTACAAGGAGATAACCTTGTTGGTGGTAAAAATAATATTGCATTTTCAGATTTCTTAACCAGAGTTGAGAATAAAGAAATTGGCTCGGTTAAAATACAAGGTAGGATGATTGAAGGAAGTTTTGCTGATGGTAGTTCTTTTTCGACCTATGCTCCAGATTATCCAGATTTAATCAATAGGCTTAATGAGAATAATGTCCATATAGAGGTATCACCGCCGGATACTAAAATGAATTCATTATTTAGTATTTTTGTCTCATGGTTTCCGATGCTGTTGTTGATTGGTGTATGGGTGTTTTTTATGCGCCAAATGCAAGGTGGCGGAAAAGCTATGGGTTTTGGTAAGTCTAAAGCTAAATTAATTTCTGACAAAGGTCCTAAAATTACTTTTAAAGATGTCGCAGGTATTGATGAAGCTAAAGTTGAATTAACAGAAATTGTGGATTTTTTAAGAGATCCCAGCAAATTCCAAAAATTAGGTGGTAAGATTCCAAAAGGCTGTTTGCTTATAGGTCCTCCAGGCACTGGTAAAACCTTGTTGGCAAAAGCAATTGCAGGTGAAGCTAATGTTCCGTTCTTCAGCATCTCAGGATCAGATTTTGTTGAAATGTTTGTCGGAGTAGGTGCTAGTCGAGTTAGAGATATGTTTGAACAGGGAAAACGTAATGCTCCTTGTATAATATTTATTGATGAGATTGATGCAGTTGGACGTCATCGTGGTATTGGTCTTGGTGGTGGCAATGACGAGAGGGAGCAAACTCTCAATCAAATGTTGGTAGAGATGGATGGTTTTGAATCAAACGAGGGAGTGGTAATTATTGCAGCGACTAATCGTCCAGATGTACTTGATCCAGCTTTATTGCGTCCTGGCAGATTTGATCGGCAAATTACAGTGCCAAATCCTGATATAGATGGTAGAGAACAAATTTTACAAGTACATTTAAAGAAAATAAAACATAGTCAAAAAATAGAGCCACGTATTATTGCTCGTGGTACTCCAGGTTTTTCCGGTGCAGAACTAGCCAATCTTGTCAATGAATCAGCTTTACTTGCAGCTAGAAACGGTAAAAAAGAAGTTGAGATGGAAGATTTAGAGAATGCTAAAGATAAAGTATTGATGGGTGTAGAACGTCGTTCAATGGTGATGTCAGATGAACAGAAAAAATTAACTGCTTATCACGAAGGAGGGCATGCTTTGGTAGGGCTTTACTGCCCAGCTTCTGACCCTATTCATAAAGCAACGATTATACCACGCGGCAGAGCTTTAGGTATGGTGATAAGGTTACCAGAAAATGATCGTTTTTCTATTACTCGAGATAGAATGGAAGCTGATATAGCAGTGGCAATGGCCGGCAGAGTAGCCGAAGAAATTATTTTTGGATTACATAAAGTAACTTCTGGTGCCTCTTCTGATATTAAGATGGCAACACAAATGGCTAGAGCTATGGTTACAGAATGGGGGCTAAGTACTGTGATTGGGCCAATATATCATGGAGCTGCTAATGAGGATTTATATGCTTATGGAGGTAGAGGCGGAGCAAAAGATAAATCAGAACACACGGCAGAACTTATCGACCAGGAAGTAAAAAGCCTTATTGAAAAAGGATATGATTTTGCTAAAACTATATTAACTTCTCATATAAATCAATTACATATATTGGCAGAAGCACTAATTGAGTATGAAACATTATCTGGTAAACAAATCAAAAATTTGTTAACTGGTAATGATCTCCACGCTGAAGAAGATCCTATTTTTCCAGTACAAAATGAATCTGTTGCTACTAACAGTAAAAAAAAGAAAAAAGATAATACATAA
- a CDS encoding class I SAM-dependent methyltransferase produces the protein MKNNLEPLEDSSAYEAMPYENQSCLQSHPYHLMTLGVLFGVNAVKPEQARVLELGCATGWNILPHAVNYPEAEFIGVDLSKVQIDKANKYAIGLGLKNIKFHHCSITDIDESWGKFDYIIANGILSWVSDAIRDKIFEICNKNLSENGIAYISYNTLPGWNSTRNAIDIMTYSTRNYKNIQERIVQSKACLQFIADSVVDQDAAYTQSLHLERDIVENLSNFELKSNYLGEINRSFYFNEFIAEANKYNLQYLTDSSLFTMSMKGTPAEITELLKGDSDAIEKEQYIDFIINRRHRESLLCHAKLALSLANNDRLKQFNMTCNVLPTKHIDDIDINNDSERIEFVDPTNNNLSLSTASPYLKAVLYSFADCYDHPLSFDELTMMATQKLKKFDNNILEKVQDRLLNNLMGLVSQGYVNITLQYFQVPEPNLDKPCLTKIALYQVRNTQNGWVTNLKHGIVNINELEIMAMQYMDGKLDRKEILERVLINIKEKDLTLTDTKNETLKDESVIRQQVSIFLDDVYNTMLNNSLLI, from the coding sequence ATGAAAAATAATTTAGAACCGCTTGAGGACTCAAGCGCATATGAAGCCATGCCTTATGAAAATCAGTCATGCCTTCAGAGTCACCCTTATCATTTAATGACTTTAGGTGTTTTATTTGGTGTGAACGCGGTAAAACCAGAACAAGCAAGAGTGCTTGAGTTAGGTTGTGCCACTGGTTGGAACATTCTTCCGCATGCAGTAAATTATCCAGAAGCAGAGTTTATTGGAGTTGATTTGTCAAAAGTACAAATTGATAAAGCCAACAAGTATGCTATAGGGTTAGGTTTAAAGAATATTAAATTTCATCATTGTTCAATTACTGATATTGATGAGAGTTGGGGAAAATTTGACTATATAATTGCTAATGGCATATTATCATGGGTATCAGATGCAATTAGAGATAAGATATTTGAGATATGCAATAAAAATCTCAGCGAAAATGGTATAGCTTATATTAGTTATAATACGTTACCTGGTTGGAATTCAACGCGTAATGCTATAGATATAATGACATACTCCACAAGGAATTATAAAAATATTCAGGAAAGGATTGTTCAATCTAAAGCTTGTTTGCAGTTTATTGCTGATAGTGTTGTAGATCAGGATGCAGCTTATACTCAATCTTTGCATTTAGAAAGGGATATAGTAGAAAATTTATCAAATTTTGAGCTGAAGTCAAATTATTTAGGAGAAATCAATAGATCATTTTATTTTAATGAATTTATTGCAGAAGCCAACAAATATAATTTACAATATTTAACTGATAGTAGTTTGTTTACAATGTCGATGAAAGGTACTCCGGCAGAAATTACAGAACTGTTAAAAGGTGACAGTGATGCTATTGAAAAAGAACAATATATAGATTTTATAATAAATCGTAGGCATAGGGAATCTTTATTATGTCATGCAAAACTTGCTTTAAGTTTAGCGAATAATGATAGATTAAAGCAATTCAATATGACATGCAATGTTCTTCCAACTAAGCATATTGATGATATTGATATTAATAATGATAGCGAAAGAATAGAGTTTGTTGATCCAACTAATAATAACTTGAGTTTATCTACCGCTTCACCATATTTAAAAGCTGTGTTGTATAGTTTTGCTGATTGTTATGATCATCCATTAAGTTTTGATGAGCTAACAATGATGGCAACTCAAAAACTTAAAAAATTTGATAACAATATATTGGAAAAAGTGCAAGATAGGTTATTGAATAATTTGATGGGGCTAGTATCGCAAGGATATGTAAATATTACTTTACAATATTTTCAAGTTCCAGAACCAAATCTGGATAAACCATGCCTTACTAAAATAGCTTTATACCAGGTTAGAAATACTCAAAATGGTTGGGTAACGAATTTAAAACACGGTATAGTAAATATTAATGAGCTAGAGATAATGGCTATGCAATATATGGATGGTAAGCTTGATAGGAAAGAAATTTTGGAACGTGTATTAATTAATATTAAAGAAAAAGATTTAACATTAACTGATACAAAAAATGAGACATTAAAAGATGAGTCTGTAATTAGGCAGCAAGTGTCAATATTTTTAGATGATGTATATAACACGATGCTGAATAATTCATTATTAATATAA
- a CDS encoding DUF805 domain-containing protein: MILSLNRIFYIIKDIFNILIESIFFKYFKFSGRASRKEFLIFSVLDFAVHYFLKYISLLSWYYIYIIFIIIPYMSIAFRRLHDFNFSGIIILFIIIAIILFETFNDQLTDYFIYTIEMLLILVPSTPGSNKYGEPPE, from the coding sequence ATGATTTTATCTTTGAATAGAATATTTTATATTATAAAAGATATTTTTAACATTCTAATAGAAAGCATATTTTTCAAGTATTTTAAATTCTCTGGAAGAGCTTCAAGAAAAGAGTTTTTAATTTTTAGTGTTTTAGATTTTGCTGTTCATTATTTCTTGAAATATATCTCATTACTTTCATGGTATTATATTTATATTATATTTATAATAATTCCATATATGTCTATCGCTTTTAGGCGATTACATGATTTTAATTTTAGTGGTATAATTATATTATTTATAATAATAGCTATTATACTTTTTGAGACTTTTAATGATCAATTAACGGATTATTTTATTTATACTATAGAAATGTTGTTGATTCTAGTTCCGAGCACGCCTGGTTCTAACAAATACGGAGAACCTCCAGAGTAA